In Lolium rigidum isolate FL_2022 chromosome 7, APGP_CSIRO_Lrig_0.1, whole genome shotgun sequence, the DNA window AAAAATGGCACACATATATCAATGTTCTACGTGCTCTCGAAGTCATTTCACGAAAATCCAATATCTTTTGTGTTGTgtgtaaaaaaggaaaaagaattcAATGCTAAAAAAGCTCTTCATGAGGCATTTATCTTTTTTATACGAGACATTAAAAAAGTCTATTTTCCGTGAAACTTGGCATGCGTATATAGAATGTTAAGATGTACTCGTGAACTTTTTGTTCTAATTTTTCGATATTTTAAAATGCCTTTTCCGGTGGCAATAGCTTATGTACCCGAGGGCAAAAGTCAATATCTGAAAAATATACGAGTACATATAGATATTTGTACTGCTAAGAAGTTTGAATTGCcattattttttcaaaatttaggGTTCCAGTGTTCTCGAGAGCCAAATCGCCACACTCGGCCACTGCTGTAGACTTCGCTAATCCGCGAGCCCTGGCTGCAAGTTGCAGCTAGCGAGATCGTTGCACGGTGGGAATTGATTCCGATCTGCCCTGGGGTAAACTTACCAAAGTTAACGAGAGAGATCAAGTGTCCTCTGGCAACCTTTTTGGTAATCTTCATGTGCTTGCACATTGGATGACCTTATCACAGTACATCCACTTGTCTACAATCTGCTGTACCCCATCTGGGCTAAAAATTTAGCTGCCAAATGATCAAATATGCGTGTCCCGATTATTTAGCAGAAGAAAGGGACAGGAGAGCAGTCACTTAATAAAATGCCAATCAGCCGCTAAGACGATGGAGAGCACCGAAGCCTGTCATCATTAATTTGCACACTTGGTCAGCCATATCAGCCGATAAGTTCAAGGGACACGATTGAAGATTCAGTCATATTCCTAAGATATGCTAATCATCCCGGCCTTTTTCTAGGGGACCGCATGTGCGGCGTAGTATCATATATTGAACTCAATCAGATGACACAAAGAGTACCATTAAGATGTCTGAAGTGACAGTAGCTGGTAAGCCTAGAGATAGGTGTCCACTGCATTTTCTCCATTTTCATAAGCTGCATATGTCGGTCTAAAAAAAAACGATCAGTCTGATGCAATGATGGCCCCTAAACAATGTTCCTATCTCTAAGCATATCAGGGCGTAGGACTGCGgccgcgacattgccggcggcggcAGGCGGCCTAGCCAACCACTTCCATTCCGAATATATTCCTGATAAACAGAGCCTAAAAGATTGACTCCGAGAGAGTGCGCATCTAGCGCTTTCTAGTACAGTATATGCTTATTCTAATCCAGCGTCTTGGTCTTCCTTTGGTGATAAGATTATTCGCAAGATGACGTTGGGCGGACCGTGGCGATAATAGTGGGCATCCTCGCAGGCCTGGCCCTCATCGTGGTCTTCATCTCCTTCCTCAGGAAATCATGTAATCCCCTCTCTACTTGGAGAGAAACACTTTTTGTTGTTTTTTTCCGGAAAGCATTCCATTTCCTTAGTATGCTTCTGAAACTAAGTGTATCATTGCAGGTTAATCCCTGATTCTAATTAGGTTGGCTCCTGGGAGAAGCTTCGATTCTTGCATACTGGCCGGTTAGCCCCAGACTGGACCTACTCTGGCCCAGAGAATCTTCACAAAGATTGTAATCTCATCTTGTTAGCAATAGATTATGTAAGTGATCTTTGGTAGGGCTGCATGTAGTAGGAGGATCACTATGGTCTATGGGTCATCAATTTTGGTCCACTAATAATGACCCACCTATTCATTAGTACTAAATCATTCACATACTAGTGCCGTAGCCATTGCCTTTCAATTGATTGCAGTCAAGGTTGATTTACAGAGGCAACACATTCGtgatcaacacacacacacaaggggTGCATAGCTGGGTGCTTTTTTGTATCAatggtatgtatgtatgtatatatGTACACAACTGAGGTCTAGGAACCTCCGGAGCAGTAGGTGTTGCTCCCCTGTACTGCAGCGAGAGGATCAGGCGCTGTACCCTATAGCCAGTGGGCTCCACTTCCCCAAGTTGTAGGCGCCGCAGGCGCTGACGCTCGCTTCCTTCATCTCGGCCTCAGAGATGCCGTTGTTGCAGATGTTTGCGAATGCCCTCATGTGCTTCATGCCATACTGAGTGATTGATCCGCAGTGGGACTCGAAAACCCGCACCTAACAAGTAGTGGGCATCAGCACAGAGTAATTCATCAGTAACAGAAATAATTATGGATTAATTTAAATACTAAGAAACTATTAAACTCACAATCCTCTTCAAACAATCCCAGTCATCGACTAATGGTTGGCCTGAGCTTCTAGGAGCCTCAAGCATTGAAGGCCCATTTTCAAATCCAAACAGAAGCTTCCCGATGAAATTGACGCTGCTGTCGAGATGCTTCCTGTGCACCACAGTTTCTTTGATGTCCCTGAGAACCCTCAGCTTCTCTTCTGATCCCCCCTTTAACTGTTCATACTGAAACAAGAAGATATATTAGCAGAAAATTTTGGCAAAAAAGAAGAACATGTACTACGAAAATCGATGTGCAGAACTTGAGCCTGTCATGAGACAACACGAGATTAAGCTGAAAGTTAGTATCTGAGCTCAAACCTTCTCAAGCTGGATGCTATTGTTTCAGAGTACTGTTACTATAACTTCTCAACACCATGAAGCTACATTTGTATTTAGATGCTTAAGGTCACCCTCCTATAATTTCTAAGATGTCCATAATTCCATTTACGAGCTTCTCGTTAAATCTTACCCCACCAAATACTCTGACTGGCCAATACGAAAATTAGGTTGGAAAACTATTCATTATTTATCCTGATGATGAATTCAGAAAACCGGATATTCAATTTTACTTACAAATTCATCCGAAATATTTCCACCTTATCTCTAGAGTTTCTATATTCTATTTATAATATCATGAGTAACCaaatttcaaagatttatgatccACTACATGCTGTGTATCCTTGCAGTATTTGCATGCAGTATCTGTAGGAGTTCATGAGTCATAGCAAACAAAGATGCATTGTTTATACCCCAAAAACTAAAAGCATTATTTCAACAAGAAACGCTTGGATCTACATGCAGCCACCACAGAAGTGAATGTCCAAGGTGATAGGTTATAACCAATAACAGAGAATATATGATCTAGACGGGAGATAACTGGGCTAACTGAGACTGAAGAAACAGCTGGAATGTACCCTCTTCCACATGAACAGAAGATCCGCATCTCTTTGATTGATTGCACCATCCAGGCTAGGCAAAAGCAGCTTGTTAGTCTTGTTGACATTTGCAGGATCAAAACCTTGATACAGGAAAAGCTTCTCATCCTTGAATGTCTTGTCACCATACTCCATAACATGAGAACCCATATTGACCTTATCTGAGTTTGAAGTTCTCCTTTTAACCTGCCCAAGAAAACAGTGAATAGATGCCACTAAACAAAATGAAAAAGGTGTACTTGAGACTTACCACATCGTATTGATCCTTGATTGTTTCCTCCTTTAGGTTGTGAGTTTGGCTGTAAAGTAGGATCAAATGGTTCATAACAGAAAGTCTCATGGTAATAGGCACCTGATAGAAGAACATTTCAATAGCAGATGATACTTCCCAAGCTTATCCAGTATCAACTCATCTTTTGTATTTGCACATCTTTGTACTTACATTTAGAAGTGCAGTGTGACTTATAAATTATTTATGTGTTAGTTAGGTTGCTCATGACTATACTAACACACACTCATGTTGTGCCATCTAGTGTGATAATGCTTCCTTAAAAGCAACAAAATATTAAAGCATGTCTTGTAGAGGGTGGTAAAGTATGAACTCCTTATGAATAGGGTCTGGAAACCAGGCTGCAGATATAAATCTCCAGTACACATACAAGAGCGGAGGatgatgaaactaaaatacagcaggttaataatgataaaaaattcaacATGGGAAATAATCCAAACATAACCATACAAAGTATTTCTGATGTAAATCATTCGACTATATCACATTCCAGAGAAAACTAAAAACTCGAATACATAAGCTCTGTCGGCATACTTTTGACAAATGCGTAAAAGGATGCAGGTTTATAAAACAGGGGCCGGGCATAAGATATTTCAAATGATGCTTACCTGTCTTCCATCCAAGAAACACTATAGACGTCACCCAAACAGGTAAGGAATTCATGAGGAGGTGGTGGTTTCATCCCAGGGCAGTATGCAGGATAACTACTTTCGACTGCATTTGCTGCAGTTGTAACATAAATATTAAGATCTTGTGGCATTATTCCCTCAAACATACTGCCACTTTCACAAGCTTCAACATAAATAACCTGCCAAGATTGTAATTTCAGTTACAGATAGACTCTAAGAGTACTGTTTCGGATTTTAAAAACTATACTAATTTTAAgggaaaaaaagagaagaaagaatATTATACCATTTTTGAGTAACTCTtggaagcatgtttttcttttaaCACCTTAATGAAGTCGTCAGCATAAAGATATGGCAGGTTGGGCATACCTACAAACTTGCTAAGGTTAGCTAAGTTACACACAAGCAATCAGCTAAATAACAAGGTTTATGTGGGAGTATGCACCAAGAACACCAGGGCCCCCATGGTCCGTGTAATAGATGAAAATGTGGTCGCTTGGTTTGCTGTTTATCACCTTCTTACTCCCTCCAGTAACCGCAGTTTTGTTGCCCATGAGAACAGCAAAGAAGTTTTCAGTGGTGACCTGGTCACCAGTGTAGTCCTGTAGCGCATGTTAAGTTGATCAGTCCAGTAGAAATACAACACCATGCATTCATAGATCTAATCAAACATCACTAAAGCCAACAAATCATTCTCCGAAAGAACAATCTGTTATAAGGCATGAAAGTAGAATTACGCCGTGTGCAGTCCTGTTTGAGACTAAAAT includes these proteins:
- the LOC124675775 gene encoding vacuolar-processing enzyme beta-isozyme 1-like yields the protein MARWEVWGVLSLLAAATAAAAAEGNAEPLIRLPTQKPQDTAAAAPAPAPAAAAEEEGVTRWAVLVAGSKGYDNYRHQADVCHAYQILKKGGVKEENIVVFMYDDIAHDPQNPRRGVIINHPEGKDVYAGVPKDYTGDQVTTENFFAVLMGNKTAVTGGSKKVINSKPSDHIFIYYTDHGGPGVLGMPNLPYLYADDFIKVLKEKHASKSYSKMVIYVEACESGSMFEGIMPQDLNIYVTTAANAVESSYPAYCPGMKPPPPHEFLTCLGDVYSVSWMEDSQTHNLKEETIKDQYDVVKRRTSNSDKVNMGSHVMEYGDKTFKDEKLFLYQGFDPANVNKTNKLLLPSLDGAINQRDADLLFMWKRYEQLKGGSEEKLRVLRDIKETVVHRKHLDSSVNFIGKLLFGFENGPSMLEAPRSSGQPLVDDWDCLKRIVRVFESHCGSITQYGMKHMRAFANICNNGISEAEMKEASVSACGAYNLGKWSPLAIGYSA